The following proteins are encoded in a genomic region of Choloepus didactylus isolate mChoDid1 chromosome Y, mChoDid1.pri, whole genome shotgun sequence:
- the LOC119524199 gene encoding ubiquitin-conjugating enzyme E2 N-like codes for MAGLLRRIIKETQHLLAEPVPGIKAEPDESNARYFHVVIAGPQDSPFEGGTFKLELFLPEEYPMAAPKVCFMTKIYHPNVDKLGRICLDILKDKWSPALQIHTVLLSIQALLSAPNPDDPLANDVAEQWKTNEAQAIETARAWTRLYAMNNI; via the coding sequence ATGGCCGGGCTGCTCCGCAGGATTATCAAGGAAACCCAGCATTTGCTGGCAGAACCTGTTCCTGGTATTAAAGCAGAACCAGATGAAAGCAACGCCCGTTATTTTCATGTGGTCATTGCTGGCCCCCAGGATTCCCCCTTTGAGGGAGGGACTTTTAAACTTGAACTATTCCTTCCTGAAGAATACCCAATGGCAGCCCCTAAAGTATGTTTCATGACCAAAATATATCACCCTAATGTAGACAAGTTGGGAAGAATATGTttagatattttgaaagataagtGGTCCCCAGCACTGCAGATCCACACAGTTCTGCTATCGATCCAGGCTTTGTTAAGTGCTCCCAATCCAGATGATCCATTAGCAAATGATGTAGCGGAGCAGTGGAAGACCAACGAAGCCCAAGCCATAGAAACAGCTAGAGCATGGACTAGGCTATATGCCATGAATAATATTTAA